A genomic window from Streptomyces sp. MST-110588 includes:
- a CDS encoding sensor histidine kinase, producing the protein MTVRPDPAATATPYEDAGAAPYVPDGSMKNAESAKPDGIRDAASDATAEAGTETGADDDGVLPPPRLALTGGTWREISHLLLNFLVNIPGFVVVVVWLVAGLGLSVTVVGLPLLATGLMACRQYGKLERARARTLLRVRVEEPSKLRAREPGFFPWLWAGLKDPVGWRHALYAMIRLPWAIFTFVVTLVSLLLLWPVLPWLARGMANVDRAMVRGLLSPSDELERRIAELESDRGVVVDTAAADLRRIERDLHDGAQARLVALAMGLGLAKEKLLEDPDAAAKMVDEAHGEVKLALQELRDLARGIHPAILTDRGLGPALTSLAGRCTVPVEVSVDLAERPAAAIEGSAYFTVSELLQNVSKHSGARSASVEVWRAKGRLLIQVRDDGRGGARLDGGSGLSGLAERLGAVDGLFVLDSPTGGPTLVTAELPWRRRTGA; encoded by the coding sequence ATGACCGTACGTCCCGACCCCGCCGCGACCGCCACCCCGTACGAGGACGCGGGCGCGGCACCGTACGTCCCGGACGGCTCCATGAAGAACGCCGAGAGCGCGAAGCCCGACGGCATTCGCGACGCCGCTTCCGACGCCACCGCCGAAGCCGGTACCGAAACCGGTGCCGACGACGACGGTGTCCTGCCGCCGCCGCGGCTCGCGCTCACCGGTGGGACCTGGCGCGAGATCAGCCACCTGCTGCTGAACTTCTTGGTGAACATCCCCGGGTTCGTCGTGGTCGTGGTCTGGCTCGTCGCCGGGCTGGGGCTCTCCGTCACCGTCGTCGGTCTGCCGTTGCTGGCGACGGGGCTGATGGCGTGCCGGCAGTACGGGAAGCTGGAGCGGGCCCGGGCGCGGACGCTGCTGCGGGTACGGGTGGAGGAGCCCAGCAAGCTGCGGGCCCGGGAGCCCGGCTTCTTCCCCTGGTTGTGGGCGGGCCTGAAGGACCCGGTCGGCTGGCGGCACGCCCTGTACGCAATGATCCGTCTCCCTTGGGCCATTTTCACCTTCGTCGTCACGCTCGTCTCACTCCTCCTGCTGTGGCCGGTATTGCCGTGGCTGGCACGGGGGATGGCGAACGTGGACCGGGCGATGGTGCGCGGCCTTCTGTCGCCCTCGGACGAGTTGGAGCGGCGGATCGCCGAGCTAGAGTCGGACCGCGGGGTCGTCGTGGACACCGCCGCCGCCGACCTGCGGCGCATCGAGCGCGACCTGCACGACGGAGCGCAGGCCCGGCTCGTGGCGCTCGCGATGGGACTCGGCCTGGCGAAGGAGAAGCTCCTCGAAGACCCGGACGCGGCGGCGAAGATGGTCGACGAGGCGCACGGCGAGGTCAAGCTCGCCCTTCAGGAGCTGCGGGACCTCGCCCGCGGCATCCACCCGGCCATCCTGACAGACCGGGGCCTGGGGCCCGCGCTGACCTCGCTGGCCGGCCGCTGCACCGTACCGGTCGAGGTCTCGGTCGACCTGGCCGAACGGCCGGCGGCGGCCATCGAGGGCAGCGCGTACTTCACCGTCTCCGAGCTGCTTCAGAACGTCTCCAAGCACAGCGGGGCGCGTTCCGCCTCCGTCGAGGTGTGGCGGGCCAAGGGCCGGCTGCTGATCCAGGTACGGGACGACGGGCGGGGCGGCGCGCGGCTGGACGGAGGCAGCGGGCTGTCCGGGCTCGCGGAGCGGCTGGGGGCGGTGGACGGGCTCTTCGTGCTCGACTCCCCCACGGGCGGGCCGACGCTGGTGACGGCCGAACTGCCGTGGCGCAGGCGGACGGGCGCCTGA
- a CDS encoding EsaB/YukD family protein: MDTGTGTGMGADADMGTDMGAGTGTDRRAALSRVVLVGERRRTDLVLPAHEPLGVLLPDLLRLLGAPADSGSLPWQLVSSDGAVLARDDSLASAKVPDGTELRLVRGVQPLVPPASAEPAMSLDDAASPEPASAAPHAGRWWGERSRAWTAVMASVLLSLYAGVLAGEWFGPGRTALWFGVAAVLAAVAALVAGMARRTAAGTVGTAGTVGTAGTAGTAGTAGARRQTRWRAARRTPAHRRVRPCCCWPAASASAPPGMPLRPAPPG, encoded by the coding sequence GTGGACACGGGCACGGGCACGGGAATGGGCGCGGACGCGGACATGGGTACGGACATGGGCGCGGGCACGGGTACGGACCGGCGGGCCGCGCTGAGCCGGGTGGTCCTGGTCGGGGAACGGCGGCGGACCGACCTCGTACTGCCCGCCCATGAGCCCCTCGGCGTGCTGCTGCCCGACCTCCTGCGGCTGCTCGGCGCCCCGGCGGACAGCGGCTCGCTGCCGTGGCAGTTGGTCTCCTCGGACGGCGCGGTGCTGGCGCGGGACGACTCGCTCGCGTCCGCGAAGGTGCCCGACGGGACCGAACTGCGGCTCGTCAGGGGAGTGCAGCCGCTCGTACCCCCCGCGTCCGCCGAGCCCGCCATGTCGCTCGATGACGCCGCGTCGCCCGAGCCCGCCTCAGCGGCCCCGCACGCCGGCCGGTGGTGGGGCGAGCGCAGCCGGGCGTGGACGGCGGTTATGGCGAGCGTGCTGCTCTCCCTGTACGCCGGGGTGCTCGCGGGCGAGTGGTTCGGGCCCGGGCGGACCGCCCTGTGGTTCGGCGTCGCCGCGGTGCTCGCCGCGGTTGCTGCCCTGGTCGCGGGCATGGCCAGGAGAACGGCAGCCGGGACCGTGGGGACAGCCGGGACCGTGGGGACAGCCGGGACCGCGGGGACAGCCGGGACCGCGGGGGCGCGCCGACAGACCCGGTGGCGGGCGGCGCGTCGGACACCGGCGCATCGCCGCGTACGGCCCTGTTGCTGCTGGCCGGCAGCTTCGGCGTCAGCGCCTCCTGGCATGCCGCTCCGGCCGGCGCCGCCCGGGTGA
- a CDS encoding secretion protein snm4: MAGGASDTGASPRTALLLLAGSFGVSASWHAAPAGAARVTAVGLTVAAVLALLGLRTGPLRGGLVGAAVVTLGACAWGLALTLTTPAHTGVALGLVSALVLGRLPRLALMAAGLTRLDDRRAGRTPAGRHGVATALGSTHRILAPATVAVAFSAGAAGILAVRTPDAWSVAAAVLLCVVLFSRARAYPLAVEVLAVLAAGTAVGLRVLVLWATDGGGPAGALPVLGALAVLPLAVLFVRPPERVRERLRRLMNLVESVGVLALIPVAVGAFGWYGQLLHAF, translated from the coding sequence GTGGCGGGCGGCGCGTCGGACACCGGCGCATCGCCGCGTACGGCCCTGTTGCTGCTGGCCGGCAGCTTCGGCGTCAGCGCCTCCTGGCATGCCGCTCCGGCCGGCGCCGCCCGGGTGACGGCCGTCGGACTGACCGTCGCGGCCGTACTCGCCCTGCTCGGGCTCCGTACGGGACCGCTCCGCGGCGGCCTCGTCGGCGCCGCCGTGGTCACGCTCGGGGCGTGTGCCTGGGGGCTGGCGCTGACCCTGACCACGCCCGCTCATACGGGCGTCGCTCTCGGCCTCGTGTCCGCCCTCGTACTGGGCCGGCTGCCGCGGCTCGCCCTGATGGCGGCCGGTCTGACCCGGCTGGACGACCGGCGTGCGGGCCGGACGCCGGCCGGCAGGCACGGGGTGGCGACCGCCCTGGGCTCGACCCACCGCATTCTGGCGCCGGCCACGGTGGCGGTGGCATTCTCGGCGGGCGCGGCGGGGATCCTCGCGGTGCGTACGCCCGACGCCTGGTCGGTGGCCGCGGCGGTGCTGCTGTGCGTGGTGCTGTTCTCGCGGGCCCGCGCGTACCCGCTGGCCGTCGAGGTGCTGGCGGTGCTGGCGGCCGGTACGGCGGTGGGCCTGCGGGTGCTGGTGCTGTGGGCGACCGACGGCGGCGGCCCGGCGGGTGCGCTGCCGGTCCTGGGCGCGCTGGCGGTGCTGCCGCTCGCGGTGCTCTTCGTACGGCCGCCGGAGCGGGTACGGGAACGCCTGCGCCGGCTGATGAACCTGGTCGAATCGGTCGGTGTGCTGGCGTTGATCCCGGTCGCCGTTGGGGCGTTCGGGTGGTACGGCCAACTGCTGCACGCCTTCTGA
- a CDS encoding NADH-quinone oxidoreductase subunit A produces MPDATVRTISAADYFQGYSVVGLIAVIGVLFVAVAFGAGRLLRPVVPTPEKLLTYECGVDPVGEGWAHTQVRYYVYAFLYVVFAVDSIFLFPWATIFAAPGFGGVTLVEMFVFLGFLAIGLLYAWKKGVLEWT; encoded by the coding sequence GTGCCGGACGCGACCGTACGCACCATCAGCGCCGCGGACTACTTCCAGGGCTACTCGGTCGTCGGGCTCATCGCCGTGATCGGTGTGCTCTTCGTCGCCGTGGCCTTCGGTGCCGGGCGACTGCTGCGGCCCGTGGTGCCCACGCCCGAGAAGCTGCTCACCTATGAGTGCGGAGTGGACCCGGTCGGCGAGGGCTGGGCGCACACCCAGGTCCGCTACTACGTCTACGCCTTCTTGTACGTCGTCTTCGCCGTCGACTCGATCTTCCTGTTCCCCTGGGCCACGATCTTCGCCGCCCCCGGCTTCGGCGGTGTCACGCTGGTGGAGATGTTCGTCTTCCTCGGCTTCCTCGCCATCGGCCTGCTCTACGCATGGAAGAAGGGCGTCCTGGAATGGACGTGA
- a CDS encoding NADH-quinone oxidoreductase subunit B produces the protein MNATDASTRTDLPEPRRLGTLARLAPEPMKVVLNWGRRYSLWVFNFGLACCAIEFIAASMARHDFIRLGVIPFAPGPRQADLMIVSGTVTDKMAPAVKRLYEQMPEPKYVISFGACSNCGGPYWDSYAVTKGVDQIIPVDVYVPGCPPRPEALLQGILKLQEKIARESLGERYGNNTNTNTSTSNGAGNSDNGDNSGNGRGSSGRSSVGALRSGLVTPPPPPSPANGRPESTGQPESTGQPEPAGLTDPKGAPDQ, from the coding sequence ATGAACGCAACGGACGCGAGTACGAGGACGGACCTTCCCGAGCCCCGGCGCCTGGGCACGCTCGCCCGGCTGGCGCCCGAGCCGATGAAGGTGGTCCTGAACTGGGGCCGCCGCTACAGCCTGTGGGTCTTCAACTTCGGGCTGGCCTGCTGCGCCATCGAATTCATCGCCGCCTCCATGGCGCGCCACGACTTCATCCGGCTCGGCGTCATCCCCTTCGCGCCCGGCCCGCGCCAGGCCGACCTGATGATCGTCTCCGGCACGGTCACGGACAAGATGGCCCCTGCCGTCAAGCGCCTGTACGAGCAGATGCCCGAGCCGAAGTACGTGATCTCCTTCGGCGCCTGCTCCAACTGCGGCGGCCCGTACTGGGACTCGTACGCGGTCACCAAGGGCGTCGACCAGATCATTCCGGTCGATGTCTACGTACCGGGCTGTCCGCCCCGGCCCGAAGCCCTCCTCCAGGGCATCCTCAAGCTCCAGGAGAAGATCGCCCGGGAGTCGCTGGGGGAGCGCTACGGCAACAACACCAACACCAACACCAGCACCAGCAACGGCGCCGGTAACAGTGACAACGGTGACAACAGCGGCAACGGCCGCGGCAGCAGTGGCAGAAGCAGTGTCGGGGCGCTGCGCAGCGGGCTGGTGACGCCCCCTCCGCCGCCCTCGCCCGCCAACGGGCGGCCGGAATCCACGGGACAGCCGGAGTCCACCGGGCAGCCGGAGCCCGCCGGCCTCACGGATCCGAAGGGAGCGCCCGACCAGTGA
- a CDS encoding NADH-quinone oxidoreductase subunit C — MTEQPQDAATPDEPPQAPPVGWLPRAASELFGTGATAEDAYGLLTVDVPADAWIEALTVARDELGCTYFDWLSAVDEPGTGFRVCAHVAALSRPGADSGTEAGVGTGSGPAAAGASVRRLLVRTTVPYEAAALPTAVGVYAGAAWHERETHEMFGVDFTGHPHLVPLLLPENFEGHPLRKDFVLAARVAKAWPGAKEPGESEHGGPKRRQMLPPGVPDPNDWGPMKGQLPPAPARPARGARAAGAGAGAGAGAAGAGDRPVRRTRTAGAGSASQRATTGAEAGGGTGTGAGTGTGTGAEASERPVRPARRTRSVSQGSASQRAAAAAEAEQSPSAPDAPSRRASDAPWHHARPAFEDSTESPESPKTTETTEKTTDRATEPDAPKSAAAPKPEATKATEDAQATKDAPQPPDAPKTGGEKTS, encoded by the coding sequence GTGACCGAACAGCCCCAGGACGCGGCCACCCCGGACGAACCGCCGCAGGCACCGCCCGTCGGCTGGCTGCCACGCGCCGCCTCCGAGCTCTTCGGCACCGGTGCGACCGCCGAGGACGCGTACGGCCTGCTCACCGTCGACGTCCCGGCCGACGCCTGGATCGAGGCCCTGACCGTGGCCCGGGACGAACTCGGCTGCACCTACTTCGACTGGCTCAGCGCGGTCGACGAGCCCGGCACCGGCTTCCGGGTCTGCGCGCACGTCGCCGCCCTCTCGCGGCCGGGCGCGGACTCCGGCACGGAGGCCGGCGTCGGTACGGGTTCCGGCCCGGCGGCGGCCGGGGCGTCGGTGCGGCGTCTCCTCGTCCGTACGACCGTTCCGTACGAGGCTGCCGCACTGCCCACCGCCGTCGGGGTCTACGCGGGCGCGGCCTGGCACGAGCGCGAGACGCACGAGATGTTCGGCGTGGACTTCACCGGCCACCCCCACCTCGTACCGCTGCTGCTTCCCGAGAACTTCGAGGGCCACCCGCTGCGCAAGGACTTCGTACTGGCGGCGCGGGTCGCCAAGGCGTGGCCGGGGGCGAAGGAGCCCGGTGAATCCGAGCACGGTGGGCCGAAGCGCCGTCAGATGCTGCCGCCGGGCGTTCCGGACCCGAACGACTGGGGTCCGATGAAGGGACAGCTTCCGCCGGCACCGGCCCGTCCGGCCCGTGGAGCGCGTGCGGCGGGTGCGGGTGCGGGTGCCGGTGCCGGTGCCGCGGGGGCGGGCGACCGGCCCGTACGGCGTACGCGTACGGCGGGTGCGGGATCCGCGAGCCAGCGGGCCACGACCGGAGCCGAAGCCGGGGGCGGGACCGGAACCGGAGCTGGAACTGGAACAGGAACGGGAGCCGAAGCGTCGGAGCGTCCGGTACGTCCCGCGCGCCGGACCCGCAGTGTGAGTCAGGGCTCTGCCAGCCAGCGCGCCGCGGCTGCGGCCGAGGCCGAGCAGTCGCCTTCGGCTCCTGACGCGCCCAGCCGGCGCGCTTCGGACGCTCCTTGGCACCACGCCCGGCCGGCCTTCGAGGACTCCACGGAGAGCCCGGAGAGCCCGAAGACCACGGAGACCACGGAAAAGACGACCGACCGGGCCACCGAACCCGACGCCCCGAAGTCGGCCGCCGCCCCGAAGCCGGAAGCCACCAAAGCCACCGAAGACGCCCAAGCCACCAAAGACGCCCCGCAGCCCCCCGACGCCCCGAAGACAGGAGGCGAGAAGACCTCATGA
- a CDS encoding complex I subunit 1 family protein — protein sequence MSDALDIALRLIAVFVVFLVFPLVIGQTEHKVMAHMQGRLGPMYAGGFHGWAQLVADGVKFAQKEDIVPAGADRRIFQLAPAVALLPYLLVLVAIPIGPHNAVGQALDAGIFFVLAVMGVGVLGSLMAGWASANKFSLLGGLRTAAQLMAYELPMLLTAASVAMAAGTLSLPGILDAFHWWWVPWQIVGGLVFFTAGLAELQRPPFDMPVADSEIIFGAYTEYTGLRFALFLLAEYAGIVVLCALTSVLFLGGWHGPFGADGLGWLWMLLKTAVLAFGVIWLRVSYPRLREDQLQKLAWTVLIPLALAQIALTGVVKVVIS from the coding sequence ATGAGCGACGCACTGGACATCGCCCTGCGCCTGATCGCCGTCTTCGTCGTCTTCCTGGTCTTCCCGCTGGTCATCGGCCAGACCGAGCACAAGGTCATGGCCCATATGCAGGGCCGTCTCGGCCCCATGTACGCCGGTGGCTTCCACGGCTGGGCCCAGCTCGTCGCCGACGGTGTGAAGTTCGCGCAGAAGGAAGACATCGTTCCGGCCGGTGCCGACCGCCGGATCTTCCAGCTCGCCCCGGCCGTGGCGCTGCTCCCGTACCTGCTGGTCCTGGTCGCCATCCCGATCGGCCCGCACAACGCCGTGGGCCAGGCCCTGGACGCGGGCATCTTCTTCGTGCTCGCCGTGATGGGCGTCGGTGTCCTCGGCTCCCTCATGGCGGGCTGGGCCTCGGCCAACAAGTTCTCGCTGCTGGGCGGTCTGCGTACGGCCGCGCAGCTCATGGCGTACGAGCTGCCGATGCTGCTCACCGCGGCCTCCGTCGCGATGGCCGCCGGCACCCTCTCCCTGCCCGGCATCCTGGACGCCTTCCACTGGTGGTGGGTGCCGTGGCAGATCGTCGGCGGGCTGGTCTTCTTCACGGCCGGGCTCGCCGAACTCCAGCGACCGCCGTTCGACATGCCGGTCGCCGACTCCGAGATCATCTTCGGTGCGTACACCGAGTACACCGGCCTGCGCTTCGCGCTCTTCCTGCTCGCCGAGTACGCCGGAATCGTCGTCCTGTGCGCCCTGACCTCGGTCCTCTTCCTGGGCGGCTGGCACGGTCCCTTCGGCGCCGACGGCCTCGGCTGGCTGTGGATGCTCCTGAAGACGGCCGTCCTCGCCTTCGGCGTCATCTGGCTGCGGGTCAGCTACCCGCGGCTGCGTGAGGACCAGCTCCAGAAGCTGGCCTGGACGGTTCTGATCCCGCTCGCTCTCGCCCAGATCGCCCTCACCGGCGTCGTCAAGGTGGTGATCTCGTAA
- a CDS encoding NADH-quinone oxidoreductase subunit I, with protein MGIPGSGLAKGLAVTLRTMTKRSVTEQYPDVQPDLAPRTRGVIGLFEENCTVCMLCARECPDWCIYIDSHKETVPPAAPGGRERSRNVLDRFAIDFALCMYCGICIEVCPFDALFWSPEFEYAETDIHDLTHERDKLREWMWTVPEPPALDPSAEEPKEIAAARKAADKLAAQEAAELAAGQAAELPAGQATGQATGQTPGQAASGQPEAQPTPPSSPQQTAPQPPEEEA; from the coding sequence ATGGGCATCCCCGGAAGCGGACTCGCCAAGGGCCTGGCCGTCACCCTTCGTACGATGACGAAGCGCTCGGTCACCGAGCAGTACCCGGACGTCCAGCCCGACCTGGCGCCACGCACCCGTGGCGTCATCGGGCTGTTCGAGGAGAACTGCACGGTCTGCATGCTGTGCGCGCGCGAGTGCCCGGACTGGTGCATCTACATCGACTCCCACAAGGAGACGGTGCCGCCCGCCGCCCCCGGGGGCCGCGAGCGCAGCCGTAACGTCCTGGACCGTTTCGCCATCGATTTCGCGCTGTGCATGTACTGCGGGATCTGCATCGAGGTGTGTCCTTTCGACGCGCTCTTCTGGTCCCCGGAGTTCGAGTACGCGGAGACCGACATCCACGATCTGACCCACGAGCGCGACAAGCTGCGCGAGTGGATGTGGACGGTGCCCGAGCCGCCCGCCCTGGACCCGTCGGCCGAGGAGCCCAAGGAGATCGCCGCCGCCCGCAAGGCCGCGGACAAACTCGCCGCCCAGGAAGCAGCCGAACTGGCGGCCGGACAGGCCGCCGAGCTGCCCGCCGGACAAGCCACCGGACAAGCCACCGGGCAAACACCCGGACAGGCAGCCAGCGGGCAACCCGAAGCCCAGCCCACACCACCATCCTCACCGCAGCAGACCGCACCCCAGCCCCCCGAGGAGGAAGCGTGA
- the nuoK gene encoding NADH-quinone oxidoreductase subunit NuoK, whose product MHLAYPAVLAVLLFCVGLYGVLARRNAILVLMSVELMLNAVNLNLVAFDVWLRDKLHAGQALTLFTIAVAAAEIGIGLAIVLLVHRNRGTSDVDRLRDLSEATADSTSGPGGPGSIDDTDGTNDARPGTGPGHQRDQQAEAAA is encoded by the coding sequence ATGCACCTCGCCTACCCCGCCGTTCTCGCCGTCCTCCTCTTCTGCGTCGGCCTGTACGGCGTCCTCGCCCGCCGCAACGCGATCCTGGTCCTGATGTCCGTCGAGCTGATGCTCAACGCCGTCAACCTCAACCTCGTCGCCTTCGACGTCTGGCTGCGCGACAAGCTCCACGCGGGCCAGGCGCTGACCCTGTTCACCATCGCCGTGGCCGCCGCCGAGATCGGCATCGGTCTGGCGATCGTCCTGCTCGTCCACCGCAACCGCGGCACCTCCGACGTCGACAGGCTCCGTGACCTGTCCGAAGCCACGGCCGACAGCACCAGCGGCCCCGGGGGTCCCGGCAGTATTGACGACACCGACGGCACGAACGACGCCCGGCCGGGAACCGGCCCGGGGCACCAGCGCGACCAGCAGGCGGAGGCCGCCGCGTGA
- a CDS encoding NADH-quinone oxidoreductase subunit L has translation MTTTTTALLVPLLPFLGAAAGLFLGRRAPGFVRPLAVLPTLAATALAVVVAVAQGGGPAIDAATQLTPTGSVPVELALHLDGFAALAAVLVGVVACCVQIYSTGYLRTDPRYPSYAALVSLFTSAMLLVVYSGDLMVLLVGWEIMGICSYFLVGHYWETEAARAASLKAFLVTKLGDVPFLFGIFALAADAGTFRITGILKAVATGGLDHPTLVALLLLAGVAGKSAQFPLHTWLPDAMAGPTPVSALIHAATMVAAGVYFVARLLPVFAASAAALVVLAVMAAVTMLGSALAALAQDDIKRVLAYSTVGQLGYMTGALAVGDRGAAVFHLLSHGAFKALLFLGAGVIIHAAGTNSLAAMSRMTGLARRIPDAFWTMTVALLALAAVPPFAGFFSKEAVLGAAEHAATGDGHGVPGAAGWTVLIAGLLTALLTAAYATRLWLLAFRGKGAGPAPDHGRQPLVMNAVLWVLFVPTAALGLATPFLPDWFDGRSLTPTATTSVLGTGLALVGILITYGAWRHTTALAARTPIGAVAVTPDAAPAVSEEQAIATRPAAYGDNADAPDPADPGRLLLGPLHRHAATGFHLDALYSALFVRPVRAAAGLVRFLDREVVETYVRGAATAPRWLGAAVRRAQTGNVQTYLGALLAGSLVLAVAAVLLSTATGA, from the coding sequence GTGACGACCACGACCACCGCCCTCCTCGTCCCCCTGCTGCCCTTCCTCGGGGCCGCCGCGGGCCTCTTCCTCGGCCGCCGCGCACCCGGCTTCGTACGCCCGCTGGCCGTACTGCCGACGCTGGCCGCGACCGCCCTTGCCGTCGTCGTGGCCGTCGCGCAGGGCGGCGGTCCGGCGATCGACGCCGCCACCCAGCTCACCCCGACCGGCTCGGTACCGGTCGAACTGGCCCTGCACCTGGACGGCTTCGCCGCCCTGGCCGCCGTACTCGTCGGCGTCGTGGCCTGCTGTGTGCAGATCTACTCCACCGGCTATCTGCGCACCGACCCGCGCTACCCCTCCTACGCCGCCCTGGTGTCCCTGTTCACCTCCGCGATGCTGCTGGTCGTCTACTCCGGCGATCTGATGGTGCTGCTGGTCGGCTGGGAGATCATGGGCATCTGCTCGTACTTCCTGGTCGGCCACTACTGGGAGACCGAAGCCGCGCGCGCCGCCTCCCTCAAGGCGTTCCTGGTCACCAAGCTCGGCGACGTCCCCTTCCTGTTCGGCATCTTCGCGCTGGCCGCCGACGCCGGAACCTTCCGTATCACCGGCATCCTGAAGGCCGTCGCCACCGGCGGCCTGGACCACCCCACTCTCGTCGCGCTCCTGCTGCTGGCCGGCGTCGCGGGCAAGTCCGCGCAGTTCCCGCTGCACACCTGGCTCCCCGACGCGATGGCCGGCCCGACCCCGGTCTCGGCCCTCATCCACGCCGCCACGATGGTCGCGGCCGGTGTCTACTTCGTCGCCCGGCTCCTCCCCGTCTTCGCCGCCTCCGCGGCGGCCCTGGTCGTCCTCGCCGTCATGGCCGCCGTGACCATGCTCGGCTCCGCCCTCGCCGCACTGGCCCAGGACGACATCAAGCGCGTCCTGGCCTATTCGACGGTCGGCCAGCTCGGCTACATGACCGGCGCGCTGGCCGTCGGCGACCGCGGTGCCGCCGTCTTCCACCTCCTGTCGCACGGTGCCTTCAAGGCCCTCCTCTTCCTCGGCGCCGGCGTGATCATCCACGCCGCCGGCACCAACTCGCTCGCCGCGATGTCCCGTATGACCGGCCTGGCCCGGCGCATCCCCGACGCCTTCTGGACGATGACGGTCGCGCTCCTCGCGCTCGCCGCCGTCCCGCCGTTCGCCGGCTTCTTCTCCAAGGAAGCCGTCCTGGGTGCCGCCGAGCACGCCGCCACCGGTGACGGGCACGGCGTCCCCGGCGCCGCCGGCTGGACCGTCCTGATCGCCGGCCTGCTCACCGCCCTCCTCACCGCCGCCTACGCGACCCGGCTGTGGCTGCTCGCCTTCCGCGGCAAGGGCGCCGGACCCGCCCCCGACCACGGCAGGCAGCCGCTGGTCATGAACGCCGTGCTGTGGGTCCTGTTCGTCCCCACCGCCGCGCTCGGCCTGGCCACCCCCTTCCTCCCCGACTGGTTCGACGGCCGCTCCCTCACCCCGACCGCCACCACCTCCGTCCTGGGCACCGGACTCGCCCTCGTCGGCATCCTGATCACGTACGGGGCCTGGCGGCACACCACCGCGCTCGCCGCCCGTACCCCCATCGGCGCGGTCGCCGTCACCCCGGACGCCGCCCCCGCGGTCTCCGAGGAACAGGCCATCGCCACACGCCCCGCGGCCTACGGCGACAACGCCGACGCCCCCGACCCCGCGGACCCGGGCCGCCTCCTCCTCGGCCCGCTGCACCGCCACGCGGCCACCGGCTTCCACCTCGACGCCCTCTACAGCGCGCTGTTCGTACGGCCCGTACGCGCCGCTGCCGGGCTCGTCCGCTTCCTGGACCGCGAGGTCGTCGAGACCTACGTCCGTGGCGCGGCCACCGCCCCCCGCTGGCTGGGCGCGGCCGTCAGGCGCGCACAGACCGGGAACGTCCAGACCTACCTCGGCGCACTGCTCGCCGGCTCGCTCGTCCTGGCCGTCGCAGCCGTCCTCCTCTCCACGGCCACGGGAGCCTGA